AGTTTAACAAATAGCGAATGTTATATGAGTCCAGCTGATTCACAAACAAGTCTCAATTCATCACAAACAAGTTTAACAATGAGTCAAGCAAGTCTTGGAACaagtcaaaattatttattaaataaagaacaaaCACAAGGTTTATTAAGCCAAGCACAAAGTCGTTCACAAGCAAATTTAAATCATGTTAATAGACGTGGTTTATTATCAAGAATGAGAAGtttaaatcaaattcaatCACAAgcatgtttattaaataatgataaaattatattacaaaaagaaCAATTTAATCATTCAATATTTGGTAATAGTAGAtcacaagaaaaattatatggtTTAAAATGTTTATCGAAATCACAAGGTGTACTTGATATTTATCGTAGTCTTGagtctttaaaaaaaactaaaaaatttaaaaaaaaagaacaacaaCGTCCAACAAATAACCAAGATTCATTgccagttattaaaaatttagaaaatgaaattaaaaatgcagTAACAAAAGACAATGATAATAGTAATGAACATTgtgaaattgttgatgatgtaaaAAGCGATAAATCAAATGAGCTTGATGATAATGTTAGTAAAAtagttgatgaagaaaatcGTGAATTTGTTAGTGAAGAAAATTTCGATAGTTTGCAATCAGTTGAATCTGATACATTAACTGAAGATTCAGATGTAACATCAATTGATGCAACAAGATTAACAGTTAAACAACCATCAAAACGTCAAAATTCTGATATATCATCACACTCAAATAATTCTGGTAATTCAGATGATAAAGATGAACATTATGAGTCAGAAAATGATGAACCAAAATATTCAGTATCACAACTTGTATCAGCATTTAATAAACATCAAGAAGTTGCATCAAAAACAAGTCTTGAAGCAATTATGActgaaaaatgtattaatgAAGTTACATTTCCAACTGGACCAAAAGCACTTAGATTATTTATACcagatattaatattactgaacgtgttattgttaaaagaaaaacaagttATAAACCACGTAAAAATTGGGAAGAATTACGTAAacgtaatgaaaaaaatgaggGAGTTTTAAAAGATTTCGATAATGATTCTGGTAATGAGGATGATGAAGATACTGTAAATCCtggtgaaaaaattgataatgaaaatagcacaaatgataatttaaaatggaCACAAGATACTAATGAcatgtcaattaaaattgaagataaaaGTTTAGATAATAGAGACAcaacaattgatgaaaaatataaacaatgtgTTGATGttgcaaaaaaagaaataataaataatgaaacaacaataaattcagTTGTTAAACCAACGATAatcattgataaaacaatgactaaaacaattgttaataaaacaaatcaacGTTCATCATATCAAAAAGAAAGACTACCAAATTATATTCACTCAGATGTAATAACAtcgaaaaataatgacaataaaaatgtaGCAAAATTAACAAAGACAACAAAATTAAGTAAAGTTAAAAAACCAATTGATAAACGAAGTGATAGTgcagttaatttaaaagatatacTTCAAAAAACAGACAACAGTCATTCaacacaaaaagaaaatatggaaaaattacGTAAACGTACATCAattgctaaaataatattaaatgataatttatcagttgatagtgattcaaataataatataaataaaacaaaaaatgataaatcaattaataataatgatggttCAAATCAAACAGatgttaaaaatacaaaaataaataatacacgtaaattatcaaataatgattcatcaacaagTAAAATTGAGACATCAAAAACAAGTGTATCATCACAAcatgatggtaaaaaaataccaatgaGTGCTGAAGAAAGAAGAATGTGGGGAAAAGTATGTACTGGTTCATACACAAGAGcaatggaaaaatttaatagtaaaCCAAATTCACCaagaaaatcattaaatttattatcaccaattcaaaatgaaaaaatacgaAGAAAAAGTTCACCAGCAATGCCACCAAATAGTgcatcataaatattaaaaaaaaaaacaaaaaaagcaaaaaaaaaaggatctaTCAAAGAAACGTAGATccttgaatcattttttttttttaattaaatattattaataaataataatcattaagactgagtataaattgaattgtttattatcctgatgataaatattgatcaaataaattaatcaagaaaacgtcaatcgaaattttaaaaaattgataaatttattaaacgtTTTTGTTGGTGACAACTTGGACATGTTGCATGATGGTGATGATCCATATGATTTAAAGAACCATcaaggatatttttttgataatgttttttgtgacaaaatggtttatttatttattaatttctttcaaaatataaattatcaaatgaatgaaaaaaataaacaaataatatcatttaaattttcagataTCACAAGTGGACTTGGAAgaggaataaataaatctaaaaatagtTGCAAAATTAAGATAACTATTGTTTagcaaattaaatattttaaataatttaaacttatgAATTTGTTTGtggaataatataaaacattccaatgaaatttttgatggaaataaataaaagaaatctACGAGACTTGAATCgatgaaattaattgtttttaaaatattaaaattaatcaatttatattaattaatttatcatcctACTGAATTAcgtattgaatatatttttaaaataatttatgcaGTGTTAATCATAacagtttataattattcataatcgGCTTCTTTGGATGACGATAATTTAACCATATTTCATTTTCGTTTATCCACttgttctttattattattattattattatttaataattaagcattgaaatattcaaataGCATTGTCAACTTAATATACaacataaaagaaaaatttataaagccATTAATTAtgctaaattaattaatttatttaaaaaaaaaatgaaaaagtttaaGAATGTTTCGTGCACGAATTacaattcaactttttttttttttagaataagcAGCGGTGCCCTAAATGGTTCGTCAATgattaacattaattaatttttttttaactaattttttcttttttcagaaagtttataaaaaatattttgacaattaattaataattattgacgaATTATTTACTGGATGCTGTtattctgttatttttttaataaatttttttttcggcaattttataaaactaacACATGCatgtcaatatttaattaaccaacttgataatgattaagattttattaaatatttgacagaaaaaaaaaaaaagaattatactcaaataatttctaattagaaaaataaattaaatgtacgtctatttatgtaaataaattttttaaaaataaataaaataatcatcaacaataaatcaataatcaacagtctctatttttattttattattattattttttagttttcaataAGAACACTATATAATACGATATGTTAAAACAAACATTTATcttatgaataaaatgaaaataaaaaagaaaaaaaagaaaaaatatatattatcaaactcA
This portion of the Aphidius gifuensis isolate YNYX2018 unplaced genomic scaffold, ASM1490517v1 Contig5, whole genome shotgun sequence genome encodes:
- the LOC122860067 gene encoding putative uncharacterized protein DDB_G0289963, with the protein product LTNSECYMSPADSQTSLNSSQTSLTMSQASLGTSQNYLLNKEQTQGLLSQAQSRSQANLNHVNRRGLLSRMRSLNQIQSQACLLNNDKIILQKEQFNHSIFGNSRSQEKLYGLKCLSKSQGVLDIYRSLESLKKTKKFKKKEQQRPTNNQDSLPVIKNLENEIKNAVTKDNDNSNEHCEIVDDVKSDKSNELDDNVSKIVDEENREFVSEENFDSLQSVESDTLTEDSDVTSIDATRLTVKQPSKRQNSDISSHSNNSGNSDDKDEHYESENDEPKYSVSQLVSAFNKHQEVASKTSLEAIMTEKCINEVTFPTGPKALRLFIPDINITERVIVKRKTSYKPRKNWEELRKRNEKNEGVLKDFDNDSGNEDDEDTVNPGEKIDNENSTNDNLKWTQDTNDMSIKIEDKSLDNRDTTIDEKYKQCVDVAKKEIINNETTINSVVKPTIIIDKTMTKTIVNKTNQRSSYQKERLPNYIHSDVITSKNNDNKNVAKLTKTTKLSKVKKPIDKRSDSAVNLKDILQKTDNSHSTQKENMEKLRKRTSIAKIILNDNLSVDSDSNNNINKTKNDKSINNNDGSNQTDVKNTKINNTRKLSNNDSSTSKIETSKTSVSSQHDGKKIPMSAEERRMWGKVCTGSYTRAMEKFNSKPNSPRKSLNLLSPIQNEKIRRKSSPAMPPNSAS